One genomic window of Halogeometricum rufum includes the following:
- a CDS encoding sulfatase, which translates to MTDKRDVVLVTVDSFRSDRCGFLGSDAGLTPAMDRLAEDGLVFENAVAPAGATSGSSSTFFTGRYPIDRSTASDRKEVMRQNLKASRTLPQRFKDMGYRTAGFTANPWTSRFFGYDAGFDDFEDFMENDLTSDTIEKGADRGGGLSALTSQVVNWWQGQDMYMSWDAFYDQITDWLDEARRGDEPFFCWIFLVDVHMPYLPPKGYRSQSSAAAYAANAWLFGGAKQNTPLSGMLHDRLLRAYDDTVRFTDEFVDRMARAVDDDTALCVHADHGESFGERDGHYGHGLLYEETVRVPLFVANHPETRVERPFSLAGLPDLLTRLGRGETIDDSVGHPVVTSRNNDGWRVVHGGSWRYTRRPEGESVETADGEPLEEEALYDIGRSVTDHEQSAEAERGRVIDAAAELADSGTI; encoded by the coding sequence ATGACCGACAAGCGTGACGTCGTCCTCGTCACCGTCGACAGTTTCCGCTCCGACCGGTGCGGATTCCTCGGGAGCGACGCCGGCCTCACGCCGGCGATGGACCGCCTCGCCGAGGACGGACTGGTCTTCGAGAACGCCGTCGCACCCGCCGGCGCGACGAGCGGTTCCTCCTCGACGTTCTTCACCGGCCGCTACCCCATCGACCGTTCGACGGCGAGCGACCGCAAGGAGGTGATGCGGCAGAACCTGAAGGCCAGTCGGACGCTGCCGCAGCGGTTCAAGGACATGGGCTACCGGACCGCCGGGTTCACCGCGAACCCGTGGACCTCCCGCTTCTTCGGCTACGACGCCGGCTTCGACGACTTCGAGGACTTCATGGAGAACGACCTCACCAGCGACACCATCGAGAAGGGCGCGGACCGCGGCGGCGGCCTCTCGGCGCTCACGAGTCAGGTGGTGAACTGGTGGCAGGGCCAGGACATGTACATGTCGTGGGACGCCTTCTACGACCAGATAACCGACTGGCTGGACGAGGCGCGGCGGGGCGACGAGCCGTTCTTCTGCTGGATATTCCTCGTCGACGTCCACATGCCGTACCTCCCGCCGAAGGGCTACCGGTCGCAGTCCTCGGCGGCGGCGTACGCCGCCAACGCGTGGCTGTTCGGCGGCGCGAAGCAGAACACCCCGCTGTCGGGGATGCTCCACGACCGACTCCTGCGTGCGTACGACGACACCGTCCGCTTCACCGACGAGTTCGTCGACCGGATGGCGCGGGCCGTCGACGACGACACCGCCCTCTGCGTCCACGCGGACCACGGCGAGTCGTTCGGCGAACGCGACGGCCACTACGGCCACGGCCTCCTCTACGAGGAGACGGTCCGGGTCCCCCTGTTCGTCGCGAACCACCCGGAAACCCGCGTCGAACGGCCGTTCTCGCTGGCCGGCCTCCCGGACCTCCTGACGCGACTCGGCCGCGGCGAGACGATAGACGACTCCGTCGGCCACCCCGTCGTCACCAGTCGGAACAACGACGGCTGGCGCGTCGTCCACGGCGGGTCGTGGCGCTACACCCGCCGGCCCGAGGGCGAGAGCGTCGAGACGGCCGACGGCGAACCGCTGGAAGAAGAGGCGCTGTACGACATCGGACGGTCGGTGACCGACCACGAGCAGTCGGCCGAAGCGGAGCGGGGGCGGGTCATCGACGCCGCCGCCGAACTGGCCGACTCGGGGACCATCTGA
- a CDS encoding glycosyltransferase family 2 protein: MSHDSEPGLVSVVVPAYGRPDYLDAAVESVADQTYGSIELVVVDDCSPDPIEPIVAAAETGALDSVRVVRHEVNRGANAARNTGIEASTGEFVAFLDDDDYWRPEKVEKQVRAFERGGDDVGFVYTGQENVTADGTTTNYRVPETRGWVTRDLFRGASLCPFSSVMVRRSVVDAAGLLDTRFPSWQDREWYLRISEECAFEVVAEPLAVRRVDSHGQISDNYEQKRDVSYPLFLEKHRPLARKYGKRHEKALVAAQSRSLAHAALMTGHYRDAVRFLLRSIRYDPSQTESYPVLAVAMGGERAVQAAQRLKRLAERLRGRTAFGTASNDANV; encoded by the coding sequence ATGAGTCACGACTCGGAACCCGGTCTGGTCTCTGTCGTCGTCCCCGCGTACGGACGGCCCGACTACCTCGACGCCGCCGTCGAGAGCGTCGCCGACCAGACGTACGGGTCCATCGAACTCGTCGTCGTCGACGACTGTTCGCCCGACCCCATCGAACCCATCGTCGCGGCCGCCGAGACGGGCGCCCTCGACAGCGTCCGGGTCGTCCGTCACGAGGTGAACCGCGGGGCGAACGCCGCGCGGAACACGGGCATCGAAGCCTCGACGGGCGAGTTCGTCGCCTTCCTCGACGACGACGACTACTGGCGACCCGAGAAGGTCGAAAAGCAGGTGCGCGCGTTCGAACGAGGCGGCGACGACGTCGGCTTCGTCTACACCGGACAGGAGAACGTCACCGCCGACGGGACGACGACGAACTACCGCGTCCCCGAGACGCGCGGGTGGGTGACGCGCGACCTGTTCCGCGGCGCGTCGCTCTGTCCCTTCTCCTCGGTGATGGTCCGCCGGTCCGTCGTCGATGCCGCGGGCCTCCTCGACACGCGCTTCCCGAGTTGGCAGGATCGCGAGTGGTACCTGCGCATCTCCGAGGAGTGCGCCTTCGAGGTCGTCGCCGAACCGCTGGCCGTCCGTCGCGTCGATTCGCACGGGCAGATAAGCGACAACTACGAGCAGAAACGCGACGTGTCGTACCCGCTGTTCTTGGAGAAACACCGCCCGCTGGCGCGGAAGTACGGTAAACGACACGAGAAGGCACTCGTTGCGGCCCAGTCGCGGTCGCTCGCGCACGCCGCACTGATGACGGGCCACTACCGCGACGCCGTCCGGTTCCTGCTGCGGAGCATCCGGTACGACCCGTCTCAGACCGAGTCGTACCCGGTTCTCGCCGTCGCGATGGGCGGCGAACGCGCGGTACAGGCGGCACAGCGTCTGAAGCGACTCGCCGAGCGACTCCGGGGCCGGACGGCGTTCGGAACCGCGTCGAACGACGCGAACGTCTGA
- a CDS encoding lipopolysaccharide biosynthesis protein, translating into MSRLRALLNRLVPTGGTAERVVKSAIWAMGQNAFGRILQLAMLVVLARLIGPTQIGLVGVALLALSGIQKFTNVGLDAALVQDEETNVDEHLNTVWVLEIARGALISAVLLLAAPLIAQVLGDGNVQSTTTLIQVIALSPLLLGFKNPGMVYFQKNLDFHKQFVYRVSGDVVQVVVAIAWALVSPTAMALVAGYVAADLLRLVLSYLLHEFRPNLSFSRDSAGQLINYGKWITGSSILYFLYSEGDDAFVGAFIGAAPLAFYQYAYRFSNAPATELTSVISSVMFPAFSKLQDDAEQMRSTFKKTLRVNAFISAPVAFGIAVVAPDFVIVALGEQWTDMIVPMQILALYGFLRALGQTFGPIWKAMGRPDLLAKLGFLRVVLMAVTLYPVAVTLGYGITGAAAVVTVIYVFPMMPIDIYLITKMLDVPPLETIREIAFPTSASAVMAAVVWYVDSLIELPAIAELVIGILVGAVTYFAVVAVLERQFRWGIGRNVKKIVASARR; encoded by the coding sequence GTGAGCCGGCTCCGCGCTCTCCTCAATCGTCTCGTCCCAACCGGTGGCACCGCAGAACGAGTCGTCAAGAGCGCCATCTGGGCGATGGGACAGAACGCCTTCGGTCGCATCCTCCAGTTGGCGATGCTCGTCGTCCTCGCGCGCCTCATCGGCCCGACGCAGATCGGGCTGGTCGGAGTCGCGCTCCTCGCGCTGAGCGGCATCCAGAAGTTCACGAACGTCGGCCTCGACGCCGCCCTCGTGCAGGACGAGGAGACGAACGTGGACGAACACCTCAACACCGTGTGGGTGCTCGAAATCGCCCGCGGGGCGCTCATCTCCGCCGTGTTGCTCCTCGCGGCCCCGCTCATCGCGCAGGTGCTCGGCGACGGCAACGTCCAGAGCACGACGACGCTGATTCAGGTCATCGCGCTCTCGCCGCTCCTCCTCGGCTTCAAGAACCCCGGGATGGTCTACTTCCAGAAGAACCTCGACTTCCACAAGCAGTTCGTCTACCGGGTCAGCGGGGACGTGGTGCAGGTGGTCGTCGCCATCGCGTGGGCGCTCGTCAGTCCGACGGCGATGGCGCTGGTCGCGGGGTACGTCGCCGCCGACCTGCTCCGTCTCGTCCTGTCGTACCTCCTGCACGAGTTCCGTCCGAACCTGAGTTTCAGCCGCGACTCGGCGGGGCAACTCATCAACTACGGCAAGTGGATAACCGGGTCGTCCATCCTCTACTTCCTCTACAGCGAGGGTGACGACGCGTTCGTCGGCGCGTTCATCGGGGCCGCGCCGCTGGCGTTCTACCAGTACGCCTACCGCTTCTCGAACGCGCCCGCGACGGAACTGACGAGCGTCATCTCCAGCGTGATGTTCCCGGCGTTCTCGAAGCTACAGGACGACGCCGAGCAGATGCGGAGCACGTTCAAGAAGACGCTCCGCGTGAACGCGTTCATCTCAGCGCCCGTCGCCTTCGGCATCGCCGTCGTCGCCCCCGACTTCGTGATAGTTGCCCTCGGCGAGCAGTGGACGGACATGATCGTCCCGATGCAGATACTCGCCCTCTACGGCTTCCTCCGCGCCCTCGGGCAGACGTTCGGCCCCATCTGGAAGGCGATGGGTCGCCCCGACCTGCTGGCGAAACTCGGCTTCCTCCGCGTCGTCCTCATGGCGGTGACGCTCTATCCCGTGGCGGTGACGCTCGGATACGGCATCACCGGCGCCGCCGCCGTCGTCACGGTCATCTACGTCTTCCCGATGATGCCCATCGACATCTACCTCATCACGAAGATGCTCGACGTGCCCCCGTTGGAGACGATACGCGAGATAGCGTTCCCCACCTCCGCGAGCGCCGTCATGGCGGCCGTCGTCTGGTACGTGGACTCGCTGATCGAACTCCCGGCCATCGCGGAGTTGGTCATCGGCATCCTCGTCGGCGCAGTCACCTACTTCGCCGTCGTGGCCGTCCTCGAACGGCAGTTCCGCTGGGGCATCGGTCGGAACGTCAAGAAAATCGTCGCCAGCGCGCGTCGCTGA
- a CDS encoding sulfatase: MSRDIVWITLESVRQDHTSLGGHHRDTTPFLSSLAGRTTGAAFERCFSHDVWTRASSASILTGLASSAHRTWTQENRLSSDVPTVPEALRDAGYRTACVSPNPQLSDATGLARGFDHFHYLGKDTLVEEAGIPTVLRYLTKLNTHSAGYTTDTGKHSVGYVSNAIAKRHVREAAANDEDLFLYTHLGDSHHPYYPPKPYQDLYADDFEMSVEEALDLVMEMSDDLHGYIARGVPFTEDEWNALQAMYDATIRYVDDTVRSLVEYAEERLDDPIVVVTADHGELFGEKGMLAHMVVADDAVSHVPLVVSGVDGVESHDGVVQHADAMTDVLDAVGVGFDVAAGVGLAPEAREFAVTQRSGVRCASKLDTIQERDPAFDAARYHAGDLTSLRTRDYRYQRSESGEELFALPDEMTDVAGDHPDVCETLAAKAESWLGTYGVPTSEREEQAEFDESMTSHLEDLGYL, translated from the coding sequence ATGTCACGCGACATCGTCTGGATAACGCTCGAGAGCGTCCGGCAGGACCACACCTCCCTCGGCGGCCACCACCGCGACACGACGCCGTTCCTGTCGTCGCTGGCCGGCCGCACGACGGGCGCGGCGTTCGAGCGCTGCTTCTCTCACGACGTCTGGACCCGCGCGTCGAGCGCCTCCATCCTCACCGGACTCGCCTCCTCCGCCCACCGGACGTGGACGCAGGAGAATCGTCTGTCGAGCGACGTTCCGACCGTCCCCGAGGCGTTGCGAGACGCCGGCTACCGGACGGCCTGCGTCTCGCCCAACCCGCAGTTGAGCGACGCGACGGGGCTGGCCCGCGGGTTCGACCACTTCCACTACCTCGGAAAGGACACCCTCGTCGAGGAGGCGGGTATCCCGACGGTCCTCCGCTACCTGACGAAACTCAACACGCACTCGGCGGGCTACACGACCGACACCGGAAAGCACTCCGTCGGCTACGTGAGCAACGCCATCGCCAAGCGACACGTCCGCGAGGCCGCCGCGAACGACGAGGACCTGTTCCTCTACACCCACCTCGGCGACAGCCACCACCCGTACTACCCGCCGAAACCGTATCAGGACCTGTACGCCGACGACTTCGAGATGTCCGTCGAGGAGGCCCTCGACCTGGTGATGGAGATGTCCGACGACCTGCACGGCTACATCGCGCGCGGCGTGCCGTTCACCGAGGACGAGTGGAACGCGCTGCAGGCGATGTACGACGCCACCATCCGCTACGTTGACGACACGGTCCGCAGCCTCGTCGAGTACGCCGAGGAGCGACTGGACGACCCCATCGTCGTCGTCACCGCCGACCACGGCGAACTGTTCGGCGAGAAGGGGATGCTCGCGCACATGGTGGTCGCCGACGACGCCGTCTCGCACGTCCCCCTCGTCGTCTCCGGCGTCGACGGCGTCGAGAGTCACGACGGCGTCGTCCAACACGCGGACGCGATGACGGATGTGCTCGACGCCGTCGGCGTCGGCTTCGACGTCGCGGCGGGGGTCGGACTCGCCCCGGAGGCCCGCGAGTTCGCCGTCACGCAACGGAGCGGCGTTCGCTGCGCGAGCAAGCTCGACACGATTCAGGAGCGAGACCCCGCGTTCGACGCCGCGCGCTACCACGCGGGCGACCTGACGAGTCTCCGGACGCGCGACTACCGCTACCAGCGCAGCGAGTCCGGAGAGGAACTGTTCGCCCTCCCCGACGAGATGACGGACGTCGCCGGAGACCACCCGGACGTGTGCGAGACGCTGGCCGCGAAGGCCGAGTCGTGGCTCGGAACCTACGGGGTCCCGACGTCCGAGCGGGAAGAACAGGCCGAGTTCGACGAGTCGATGACCTCGCACCTCGAAGACCTCGGCTACCTCTGA
- a CDS encoding glycosyltransferase family 2 protein, whose amino-acid sequence MYKGNRVAVVVPAYNEERFVGRTIESVPSYADRIYAVDDGSTDGTWREIQETARRLNEEGPEPVAADGGQHDGSRVVCIRHETNQGVGAGIKTGYYRAIDDDMDVVAVMNGDAQMDPEVLPHFLDPIVEGRADYAKGDRISRRENVGEMSSWRLFGNRLLTRLTNLSSGYWKTIDSQNGYTAVSVETLEQIPLEDVYDQYGFLNDMLTTLNLHDARIVNVPHRAVYGDEESGIVYRNFVPKLSGLLFRNFLRRLARRSTDRSYQPAVAAYALGMVGMLFGALSALRGVSRALRRRDDASVLRSLSGLLVSALVFLAGAVLDRRANEHLEKGFETDAPAYDADDHGTDE is encoded by the coding sequence ATGTACAAAGGCAACCGAGTCGCAGTCGTCGTACCAGCCTACAACGAGGAGCGGTTCGTCGGACGAACCATCGAGAGCGTCCCGTCGTACGCCGACCGCATCTACGCCGTCGACGACGGGTCGACGGACGGAACGTGGCGAGAGATACAGGAGACGGCGCGGCGACTGAACGAGGAGGGACCCGAACCGGTCGCGGCCGACGGCGGCCAGCACGACGGGTCGCGCGTCGTCTGCATCCGTCACGAGACGAATCAGGGCGTCGGCGCGGGCATCAAGACCGGCTACTACCGCGCGATAGACGACGACATGGACGTCGTCGCCGTCATGAACGGCGACGCGCAGATGGACCCCGAGGTGCTCCCGCACTTCCTCGACCCTATCGTCGAGGGCCGGGCCGACTACGCCAAGGGCGACCGAATCAGTCGCCGCGAGAACGTCGGCGAGATGAGTTCGTGGCGACTGTTCGGCAACCGCCTGCTCACGCGACTCACGAACCTCTCCAGCGGCTACTGGAAGACCATCGACTCGCAGAACGGCTACACCGCCGTCTCCGTCGAGACGCTCGAGCAGATTCCCCTCGAGGACGTGTACGACCAGTACGGCTTCCTCAACGACATGCTCACCACGCTGAACCTCCACGACGCCCGCATCGTGAACGTCCCCCACCGGGCGGTGTACGGCGACGAGGAGAGCGGCATCGTCTACCGGAACTTCGTCCCGAAGCTCTCCGGACTGCTCTTTCGGAACTTCCTCCGCCGACTCGCCCGCCGTTCGACCGACCGGTCGTACCAACCCGCCGTCGCCGCCTACGCCCTCGGGATGGTCGGGATGCTGTTCGGTGCGCTCTCCGCACTTCGCGGCGTCTCCCGCGCGCTTCGCCGCCGGGACGACGCCTCGGTACTCCGCTCGCTCTCCGGACTCCTCGTCAGCGCGCTCGTGTTCCTCGCGGGCGCGGTCCTCGACAGACGCGCCAACGAACACCTGGAGAAGGGCTTCGAGACGGACGCGCCCGCCTACGACGCCGACGACCACGGTACGGACGAGTAA
- a CDS encoding enoyl-CoA hydratase/isomerase family protein — MRVEDTDGVRRITFDRPRVKNAFTAETAPELADALDGLAAETHDAAVLTGEGDAFSAGGDVEAMADRDETAREAYDRVRETLGRVAESVLTAPVPVVARVDGDAVGAGLSLVAACDFAHASADARFAASFVNVGLVPDLGGTVTLPRLVGLRAAKELAFTGDLVSADRAAELGLVNDAVPATELDATVERTVKRLASRPTETIALAKEAIHANLGRPWRDGLEREAQAQTLAYDTDAHEEGVAAFVEDRCPEFD; from the coding sequence ATGCGCGTCGAAGACACCGACGGCGTCCGGCGAATCACGTTCGACCGACCGCGGGTGAAGAACGCCTTCACGGCCGAGACGGCCCCCGAACTCGCCGACGCCCTCGACGGCCTCGCGGCGGAGACGCACGACGCGGCCGTCCTGACGGGCGAGGGCGACGCGTTCAGCGCCGGCGGCGACGTCGAGGCGATGGCCGACCGCGACGAGACGGCCCGCGAGGCGTACGACCGCGTCCGCGAAACGCTGGGACGCGTCGCGGAGTCCGTCCTCACTGCGCCCGTTCCGGTCGTCGCCCGGGTCGACGGCGACGCCGTCGGCGCGGGGTTGTCGCTCGTCGCCGCCTGCGACTTCGCCCACGCCAGCGCGGACGCTCGCTTCGCCGCCTCGTTCGTCAACGTCGGACTCGTCCCCGACCTCGGGGGGACGGTGACGCTCCCACGCCTCGTCGGCCTCCGCGCCGCGAAGGAACTCGCCTTCACGGGTGACCTCGTCTCGGCCGACCGCGCGGCCGAACTCGGCCTCGTGAACGACGCCGTGCCCGCGACCGAACTCGACGCGACGGTCGAACGAACGGTGAAGCGACTGGCGTCGCGACCGACCGAGACCATCGCGTTGGCGAAGGAGGCCATCCACGCGAACCTCGGCCGACCGTGGCGCGACGGCCTCGAACGCGAGGCGCAGGCGCAGACGCTCGCCTACGACACCGACGCGCACGAGGAGGGCGTCGCGGCGTTCGTCGAGGACCGGTGTCCGGAGTTCGACTAA
- a CDS encoding helix-turn-helix domain-containing protein, with protein sequence MIAECLVAEFRVEGDDCPLAAATANADAAIDARPPQLRSDGYVLLRFSARPSDELTRTLDADDRIRYLHVTRADGRHNYRCLSKHPCVVHELVNAGFLVESMRYENGGATMRGAVVGYDVLRGVMEAAGRTVGVSLERVSPLRADDDEPVASVHELTPAQEESVRVAVEMGYFDLPRDVTAAEVAAELGISKTAFLERLRRAQGSLFGAMFG encoded by the coding sequence ATGATAGCGGAGTGTCTGGTCGCGGAGTTCAGAGTCGAGGGGGACGACTGCCCCCTCGCGGCGGCGACGGCGAACGCCGACGCGGCAATCGACGCCCGGCCGCCGCAACTCCGGTCGGACGGCTACGTCCTCCTCCGGTTCTCCGCGCGCCCGAGCGACGAACTCACGCGGACGCTCGACGCCGACGACCGAATTCGTTACCTCCACGTCACGCGCGCGGACGGTCGGCACAACTACCGCTGTCTCTCGAAACACCCCTGCGTCGTCCACGAACTCGTGAACGCGGGCTTTCTGGTCGAGTCGATGCGGTACGAGAACGGCGGTGCGACGATGCGCGGGGCCGTCGTCGGCTACGACGTCCTCCGCGGCGTCATGGAGGCGGCGGGGCGAACCGTCGGCGTGAGTCTCGAACGCGTCTCTCCGCTCCGCGCGGACGACGACGAACCGGTGGCGAGCGTCCACGAACTCACGCCGGCGCAGGAGGAGAGCGTCCGCGTCGCCGTCGAGATGGGGTACTTCGACCTGCCCCGCGACGTCACGGCCGCCGAGGTGGCCGCCGAACTGGGCATCAGCAAGACGGCCTTCCTCGAACGACTCCGCCGGGCGCAGGGGTCGCTGTTCGGGGCGATGTTCGGGTGA
- the paaA gene encoding 1,2-phenylacetyl-CoA epoxidase subunit PaaA, whose translation MDLDTVKERAGPRQFSPKDDMPEEYRKAATRMIQFHANSEIMGAYLERPFIRKAPSLERKLAFSAKVQDELGHGQLLYRAAENLGVKTREEMLDELAEGKGKFLNCFHYPMESWVETPMIGFFVDGAAMRRQATLKSSSWEPYAHAMDKVCFEEGFHVKHGESILRELSQGTRAQQEQLQDAFETWWPRIVQFFGPTDDKSTHHDFAADVGLKRNTNDELRQAFLNAYLPKIEKYGLELPEYPRIEYDEDAGEYTVNEDDLDWEEFFRIAKNEYDPGKEQIDSRKRAQEAVAWVRESMDEYEANDGGVTPAAAD comes from the coding sequence ATGGACCTCGACACCGTGAAGGAACGGGCGGGACCCAGACAGTTCTCCCCGAAAGACGACATGCCGGAGGAGTACCGGAAGGCGGCGACGCGGATGATACAGTTCCACGCCAACTCCGAGATAATGGGCGCGTACCTCGAACGCCCGTTCATCCGGAAGGCGCCGAGTCTGGAGCGAAAGCTGGCGTTCTCGGCGAAGGTGCAGGACGAACTCGGCCACGGCCAACTGCTGTACCGCGCCGCCGAGAACCTCGGCGTCAAGACGCGCGAGGAGATGCTGGACGAACTCGCCGAGGGGAAGGGGAAGTTCCTGAACTGCTTCCACTACCCGATGGAGTCGTGGGTGGAGACGCCGATGATCGGCTTCTTCGTCGACGGCGCGGCGATGCGCCGGCAGGCGACGCTGAAGTCCTCCAGTTGGGAACCCTACGCGCACGCGATGGACAAGGTGTGCTTCGAGGAGGGGTTCCACGTCAAGCACGGCGAGAGCATCCTCCGCGAACTGTCGCAGGGGACGAGGGCCCAACAGGAGCAGTTACAGGACGCCTTCGAGACGTGGTGGCCGCGCATCGTCCAGTTCTTCGGTCCGACCGACGACAAGTCGACGCACCACGACTTCGCCGCCGACGTGGGGCTGAAGCGTAACACCAACGACGAACTCCGGCAGGCGTTCTTGAACGCGTACCTCCCGAAGATCGAGAAGTACGGGCTCGAACTCCCCGAGTACCCGCGCATCGAGTACGACGAGGACGCCGGCGAGTACACGGTGAACGAGGACGACTTGGACTGGGAGGAGTTCTTCCGGATAGCGAAGAACGAGTACGATCCCGGGAAGGAACAGATAGACTCCCGCAAGCGCGCCCAAGAGGCGGTGGCGTGGGTGCGCGAGTCGATGGACGAGTACGAGGCGAACGACGGCGGCGTCACGCCCGCCGCGGCGGACTGA
- the paaB gene encoding 1,2-phenylacetyl-CoA epoxidase subunit PaaB, with protein MIWEVFRQDKKGDYHEHCGNVHAPDREMALTFAQVQHARRKPTNSIWVVPKDEIGELDAENAAFGGTTDKSYRWAMTFNVETVAEEVADSEREQVEAEKGRGEN; from the coding sequence ATGATCTGGGAAGTGTTCAGACAGGACAAGAAGGGCGACTACCACGAACACTGCGGGAACGTCCACGCGCCGGACCGGGAGATGGCGCTCACGTTCGCGCAGGTACAGCACGCGCGGCGCAAGCCGACGAACAGCATCTGGGTCGTCCCGAAGGACGAAATCGGCGAACTCGACGCCGAGAACGCGGCGTTCGGCGGGACGACGGACAAGTCCTACCGGTGGGCGATGACGTTCAACGTCGAGACGGTGGCCGAGGAGGTGGCCGACTCCGAACGCGAACAGGTCGAGGCCGAGAAGGGCCGGGGTGAGAACTGA
- the paaC gene encoding 1,2-phenylacetyl-CoA epoxidase subunit PaaC, with the protein MSSVESLAGPADLSDREREAVELLLRRLADDEFVLADRYTEWQVRAPTIESDIAIANIAQDELGHARLWYDLLEDFGYTEPDLLWERDPATFRHSTLVELPFSEGDWADCVVRSYLYDEAESLRLNALADSSYPRIRDRVEKVLGEEDYHREHATNWLRRLVASEEGRRRVQEATDRLFPYALTLFEPAADAAEAEAAIDELGVRTRTLADLRAEWIERVTETMTDVGVDLRAPELDADGRLDADVLPDHVGRDGDHTDHWRVLYDDFTEAYREMGLHEATRFMKDPDDV; encoded by the coding sequence ATGTCGTCGGTCGAATCGCTGGCGGGACCGGCCGACCTCTCGGACCGCGAACGCGAGGCCGTCGAACTCCTCCTCCGCCGACTCGCGGACGACGAGTTCGTCCTCGCGGACCGCTACACCGAGTGGCAGGTGCGCGCGCCGACCATCGAGTCCGACATCGCCATCGCCAACATCGCGCAGGACGAACTCGGCCACGCGCGCCTGTGGTACGACCTCTTGGAGGACTTCGGCTACACCGAACCCGACCTGCTGTGGGAACGCGACCCGGCGACGTTCAGACACTCGACGCTGGTGGAACTCCCGTTCTCGGAGGGCGACTGGGCCGACTGCGTCGTCCGGTCGTACCTCTACGACGAGGCCGAGTCGCTCCGCCTGAACGCCCTCGCCGACTCGTCGTACCCGCGTATCCGCGACCGGGTGGAGAAGGTCCTCGGCGAGGAGGACTACCACCGCGAACACGCGACGAACTGGCTCCGCCGTCTCGTCGCCTCCGAGGAGGGACGGCGGCGCGTGCAGGAGGCGACGGACCGCCTCTTCCCGTACGCGTTGACCCTGTTCGAACCGGCCGCCGACGCCGCGGAGGCGGAGGCGGCCATCGACGAACTCGGCGTCCGCACGCGAACGCTGGCCGACCTGCGCGCCGAGTGGATAGAGCGAGTGACGGAGACGATGACCGACGTGGGCGTCGACCTGCGCGCACCCGAGTTGGACGCGGACGGCCGCCTCGACGCCGACGTCCTGCCGGACCACGTCGGCCGCGACGGCGACCACACCGACCACTGGCGGGTCCTCTACGACGACTTCACCGAGGCGTACCGCGAGATGGGACTGCACGAGGCGACCCGGTTCATGAAGGACCCCGACGATGTCTAG
- the paaD gene encoding 1,2-phenylacetyl-CoA epoxidase subunit PaaD has product MSSEFTDDADPTYCTHTDYVEGRAVEEFPATGEGTEGLERAVWDALYSVEDPEMPISIVDLGLVYAVGVDAATGEARIDMTLTYTGCPARDMLQDDIRAAVGAVEGVETVTLNLVWSPAWSVEMVTEQGKRDLREFGLSI; this is encoded by the coding sequence ATGTCTAGCGAGTTCACCGACGACGCCGACCCGACGTACTGCACGCACACCGACTACGTGGAGGGTCGCGCCGTCGAGGAGTTCCCCGCGACGGGCGAGGGAACCGAGGGACTCGAACGCGCCGTCTGGGACGCCCTCTACTCGGTCGAGGACCCGGAGATGCCCATCAGCATCGTGGACCTCGGACTCGTCTACGCCGTCGGCGTCGACGCCGCGACGGGCGAGGCGCGCATCGACATGACGCTGACGTACACCGGGTGTCCCGCGCGCGACATGCTCCAAGACGACATCCGCGCGGCCGTCGGCGCCGTCGAGGGAGTCGAGACGGTGACGCTCAACCTCGTCTGGAGTCCCGCGTGGTCCGTCGAGATGGTGACCGAGCAGGGGAAACGGGACCTCCGCGAGTTCGGACTGAGCATCTGA
- the paaE gene encoding 1,2-phenylacetyl-CoA epoxidase subunit PaaE codes for MRDLDPSVDTSGKDETAECPYCGGTNTEREHPKGPGLCRSMHYCHDCQEPFEKFG; via the coding sequence ATGCGCGATTTGGACCCCAGCGTCGACACCAGCGGCAAGGACGAGACGGCCGAGTGCCCGTACTGCGGCGGCACGAACACCGAGCGCGAACACCCGAAGGGCCCCGGCCTCTGCCGGTCGATGCACTACTGCCACGACTGTCAGGAACCGTTCGAGAAGTTCGGCTGA